In the bacterium SCSIO 12741 genome, TCATGGTCAACTACCCCGTGGAAATATTTTTAGGGGCTTCCATATGCCAAGGCAAAACCTATACCTTCATCGACGGAGACACCTCAAGTCAATCTTCCATAGACACAAGTATTGTCCCAGGTCTAATTTGTGATACCATCTACTACACCAATCTCGAAGTAAATAGTCCAAAATTGATTAAGGATTCCAAGACCATTTGTCAAGGCTCGATTTTTACTTTCCCAGATGGAGACACATCAAGTATTCCCCAAATACACCTTAGCCTATTAAAAACAGCATCAGGTTGCGATAGTATAGTAGAAACTCAATTGAGTATTAGTCCAACCTACAACCGCAACGATACCATTGACCTGTGCGGTAAATCCACACACACCCTGCCCGATGGCAGGACAGTCAATTCTTCAGGAAACTACACCAGCCGGTTAACAAGTATTCTGGGATGTGACAGCGTCGTCATTACAAAATTGAGTTTTAACGAACCAAGTTCACAGCATCAAAAGGCCGTGATTTGCCCTGGCGAAGTTTTCGTTTTCCCTGATGGAGATACAAGCACGGTCTCCCATATCGATACTTCCTATTTTCTATCTCATAAACAATGCGATAGCCTAATTATTACGGAACTTAAGGTTGAAGCAATTGATACGAGCGTAATCACGAGTGGAAACAACTTGAGAGCCGGTGACACCTCAGCTACTCAATATCAATGGATTAATTGCGAGACAGGGGCAATAATCCCCCAATTTACGGGCCCAACATTTACCCCTCCAAACAACGGCAGCTACGCCATGATCATTTTCCAAAATGAGTGTCAGGATTCCTCCTCGTGCTATGCTTTCGAAACTGTAGGATTGAAATCACTACAAAGGAATAATGACGTTATCATTTACCCCAATCCGACCCATCAAAATCTGACCCTGGAATTAGATCAAGTTGTTTCAGAGCTGGTTGTTACCGTCTATAATCCTATTGGACAAGAAGTATTTCGCAAAACCTATCGCCACAAGAAGGAACTCAACCTGGAGTTGAAAGGATCCAATGGAGTTTACTGGCTGAATCTTGAAGCTGAAGGGATACACCAGCGTTTCAAGGTGATCAAACAATAAGATTTCTCAGATTCGAGAAACGAGACAAAGAGACCCGAAGATCAAGATTCGAGATTGAAGATTGAAACTTCGCCTTCGTTATTTCTCTTTCCAATAGAACTTAGGCGTCATCTCCTTTTCTTCGAATCGAACGCCATAGGTTTCTAATTCTTCGAGGATGGGATTGTAAATTTCCGGCGTAACCGGGCGACAAACACCTGTACTCTTGATCGTTCCGTTAGCAATCATTCTTACGGCAATACCTACTGGCAATCCTACGGTTTGGGCCATGGAAGTATAGGTTTGATCTTCTCCTTTTACGACCATGTGCGAAGTCATCATTTTCTTTTCACCTTCCGGAGTCTCCCAGCCGAATTTGTGCCACATCACAATCATGTCGCGGTCGTTTTCTTCGAGTTTCCATTTCTTTTCCAAAATGTGCTGTAGAATTTGAGCCGGAGTAGCATCCTGAATTCCAACCGGAGTATCGTCGAAAATACCCAACCAACTCAATTTATCCATAATGGTAGAATCCTGGGGAATGTTGAGGTAGTGCATCAACTTAAGTTCCACTGAATCATGGGTATTGTAGGCCAGAAAGGAATTGATGAATTCACGATGGGTCATGTTTTCCGAACCTTCCATCACATAGGTATCATCTGTAGCACCCAGCTTGACGAAAACATCCCAGGCTTTAGAAAATCCCGGGCGACGAAGCGTACCTCGGTAAATGGTAGGAATATCATCCAAGCCATAAACGGATCGGTAGCTTAAGGAATCGCGATTGGCATAACCTTCAAATGAACCATGCCCTTCGATTTCTATAAACTCGGTTCTTCTAAACAACTGGTGGTAAGGAATGTATTTGTACTTCCCTTCCTGAATGAATTTTGCAGCTCCCCCCTGTCCGGCGAGAACCACGTTTCTCGGGTTCCAAGTGAATTTATAATTCCAGGGATTGTTGTCACTTTCAGGAGCAATAAGACCTCCTGTAAATGATTCAAACAACAACATCTTGCCTTGATCTCCGCGAATTTGATCCAGAAGTTTCATAGCCGACATGTGATCAATTCCAGGATCTACTCCCATTTCCATCATCACAGTTACACCAGAATCTTTGGCCTTTTGGTGAAGTTCCAAAATATCGGGAGTGGCGTAGGAAGCCGTAACGACATGCTTTTTCATGGCGATGCAATCCCGAATGATTGTATGGTGCATACGAGCCGGAACCATAGAGATTACAATATCCGCTGCATGGATGAGTCCAAGCCGCTCCATATCGTCATTAATATCAAGGGAAGTAATACTCACCCGAGGATGATCACCAGCCTTCTCTTTTGCGAACTCTGGAAAGCGTTCTGCAATTGTAATTTTCCAATCCATTTCATCAGAAAAACGAATCAGGTAACGGATTAAGGAGGCGGAAGAACGGCCTGCGCCGATGAGCAAAATATTTTGTGGCATAATCTTTTGTAGAATTAGCTCTGTTGAACACTTATATTTGATGAAATCTAATTTGGTATAACCATGAAATCGCTACTTCTATTTTCCATGATTTCCTTCTTGGGAGTCTTTTATTCCTCGGCACAAAACTATTCGGATCTGGTCATTTTTTCAGCAGATGGACAAAAGATATTTGTTGAGGTAAACGGGAAACGATACAATGAAACCGCTGCAACCCAGGTGAGAGCCAGCGGGATAACCCAAGAGTTTGTAACGGTGAAAATAATATTTGCTGATGCCAGTAAACCTTCATTTACTAAAAATTTGCCCCTCAATCCAGGTATGGAAATCACGGCTCAAGTGGTATTAAACCGAAAAGGTGACTATAAATTGCGTTGGATGAGTGAAACAGCTCTACAAAATGCTCCAATGGTTCAAGAAGAGATATCTACGCCAGTATCAGAACCGGTAATGGAAACGACTGTTACCAGTCCAAGCTCAACCCAAACCACTACTACCACCACTATTAGCCATTCTACCCATAGCACTACTTCAAATCCTCAGAGTGCCCAGGTAAATATGAATGTGAATGTGGGTGGTGAATCAGTTAATGTAGGTGTAAGTGCCAATGAAATGGGCGCCAATACCAGCATGAACCAGAGCATGACCTATTCTGAAACGGTAACTACCACTACAACTACCTCTTCTTCAAGCCCTACTCTTACAGCAGTGGAAGAGCCCAAAACAGCAGGCGGATGTTACGCGATGGGTTTTGGTGATTTTAATAGCGCCAAGGAATCAATCCGCTCCAAATCTTTTGAGGACAGTAAATTCACCATGGCCAAGCAAATTATCAATGCCAATTGCATGAGTTCGGAGCAGGTAAAAGAGGTTATGGGATTGTTTACTTACGAAGACACCCGCTTGGATTTTGCCAAATTGGCCTACAAAAAGACTTCAGATCCAAACAACTATTACAAGGTTAATGATGCGTTTACCTTCGAATCTTCCATCGAAGAGCTAAACGAATTTATCAACCCTTAGAACCGCTCATCGAAAAAAAGGAGTTAATGGAAGTCCTCCGTGTTTTTTAACATGGACGGATGCATCTGTTTGCTATGTTTGCCGCTCGAAAAAAAGGGAACTGAGTCCAGAATGAATTTTTCGATAAAACGCACCCTCGCCTTTGCTTCGGCATCCGCCATGATAGCCGTGATCTTAGGAGCCCTGGCTGCTCATGCTCTCCCTCCTCATCTGTCAGAAACTCAAATGCACAGTTTTGAAACCGCGGTTCGTTTTCAGATGTACCACAGTTTAGCATTGCTGGCATTGCCGCTACTCAATTTAACCGGCATTTCAGTTTCCAAATGGGTTATTGGGTTGATGATGGCGGGGATTCTACTTTTCTCCGGATCCATCTACCTATTAGCTACCCGACCGATTACCGGTTTGCCCATTGGCTTTTTAGGGCCCGTAACGCCACTTGGTGGAGTTTGCCTGATTGCTTCCTGGGGATTGCTTTTCTGGAACATCCTTAAAAAGAAATAATTAACTATCCAAACCAATCAGCTAATGAAATTTACAAATACACATTGTTTAAAATCTATATGAAGAAATTGTAAAGGATAAAGCTTATTTAAAGTTACCTTTGCCGTCAATTTTTTTGAAAAAATTCAATGAAGATGAAAGAAACAGGAATGAAAGCCGAGAAGGCAACTGTTGCTGATTATGGAATTCAAGATGCCACTGCTCATTGGAACCTAACTCCAACCGAGTTGGCTAAGATTGCTGTTGAGGCCGGTCAGGCCCAAGAAACCAGCACTGGTGCCATCACCGTGGATACCGGAGAATTTACCGGACGTTCACCTAAGGACCGGTTTATCGTGAAAGACGAGCTCACCTCAGAAGCTATTTGGTGGGGTGATATTAACATTCCCTTCGATGCAGATAAGTTTGACGCACTTTACAACAAAGTGACTGAGTACCTGTCTGGAAAAGAAATTTACGTTCGTGACGCATACGTTTGTGCAGATCCTAACTACCGCATGAACTTGCGTGTGGTAAACGAATACCCTTGGTCAAACATGTTTGCTTACAACATGTTCCTTCGTCCAACTGAAGACGAGATTGCCAGCTTCGATCCAGAATGGACTGTGATCAACGCTCCAGGATTTATGGCTAACCCAGAGGTAGACGGAACCCGTCAGCACAACTTTGCTATTTTGAACTTTACTCGCAAAGTAGCCTTGATTGGTGGTACTGGATATACTGGTGAAATCAAAAAAGGAATTTTCTCTGCATTGAATTTCGTTCTTCCTCACTTGAAGAACACCTTGTCTATGCACTGCTCTGCCAACATTGGTAAAGGTGGTGATACGGCTATTTTCTTCGGACTTTCTGGTACTGGAAAAACCACTTTGTCTGCTGACCCAGAGCGTGAATTGATCGGTGACGATGAGCACGGATGGTCAGGTGAGAACACCATCTTCAACTTCGAAGGCGGATGCTACGCTAAGACTATTGATTTGTCTGCTGAAAAAGAGCCAGACATTTATAAAGCTATTAAGCCAGGTGCTTTGTTGGAAAACATCCGTTTCCACGAAGGAACCAATGAGGTAGACTACCACAACTCAGATGTAACTGAGAATACTCGTGTAAGCTACCCTATTTATCACATTGACAACATTGCTAAGCCATCTATCGGTCACAACCCGAAGAACATTTTCTTCTTGACCTGTGATGCTTACGGTGTATTACCTCCAATTTCAAAATTGACTCCAGGTCAAGCGGCTTACCAGTTCATTTCTGGATATACAGCTAAAGTAGCTGGTACAGAAGCTGGAATTACTGAGCCAGTAACGGCTTTCTCTGCTTGTTTTGGTGCTCCATTTATGCCATTGCACCCGACTGTATACGGTGAGATGCTTTCTCAAAAAATGCAAGATGCTGGTGTAAACGTTTGGTTGGTTAACACCGGATGGACTGGTGGACCTTACGGAATTGGAAATCGTATGAGCTTGAAATATACTCGTGCTATGATTACTGCTGCATTGAACGGTGAACTGGACAATGTATCTTTCGACAAGCACGAAATTTTCGGTTTGGAATTCCCAACTACTTGTCCAAATGTTGATGACAACGTGTTGAATCCTAAGAACACTTGGGAAGACAAAGCTGAGTACGATCGCAAAGCCAATGAATTGGCTGCTGCCTTCCGCAAAAACTTCGAGAAATTCGCTGAAAATGCAAGCGAAGAGATCTTAGCTGCTTCACCTAAAGTTGCTGAGAACGCTTAAGTCTCGAATACCCATATTTTTGAGAGCCCTGATTCGAAAGAGTCGGGGCTTTTTTTGCTTTATTCTTTCGGATCCTCCCTCTTTCGGATTTGAAATCCGAAAGGAGGAGCTACGGATTTGCAACTGCCTCATGACCGCAGGGGATAACCCGCCATTTTTATCTCAAGTAGATTATTCTCTATTAATTACCATCCATTGAGTTTTCGAAGGAATCGTTATTGGAGTATCAGGATTACAAATCCTGAGCTCATACTTCCGGATTTCAAATCCGGAAGAGGAAGAGAAAGGAAGAGGATGGCTAAGGGAGTGAAAGGGATACCTTGCTCCCAAGACTTAACAATATGGGCATCGAAACTTATTCCTTTTGAATAGACTAACTTGTGATCCCAACTGAATCCTTCCATGAAAGAAAATCATTACAACCTAACTCTTTGGAAAGCAATTAGAAGGTCCTTATCCATATTTGCAATTCTCTTGTTTCAGCTCGGATTCAATTCGATTTTCATCTTTGTTTTCCCATTACCTTCAGAGCTTGTCCTTATTGGTAATTTGATTTTCGGCCTCCTCATCATTCCCTACATTTTGCTGTTCCTCAACTATTGGTTTGATGCCAGAAAGGCTACCTTAATAGTAAGATATAACTCGTTAACCTATATCGATCAGCACGGGATAACCGAATTAACCAATTCTGAGATTGATTCATTCAAAATATACCACTCTTACCGTTTCAATTACAATCCGCCTTGGAATGAATTCCACTGTATGGAATTTCGAGAAGGGCAAAAGACTATCGTGGTTAATCATTTCCTATTTAGCCTCATTGATCTTAATACAGACACCTTGGCTAGGAGGGTAAAAAAAGACCTTATGGAACATAAATTCTCCTTCTACCCATGGATAAAGAGAAGGCTCCCGGAAAATAATGAACTTAAAACCTAACAATGGATTCAATCAAAAATCCCCCATCCAAAAAGGATGAGGGATCCCATATCTACCTCCAAAAATTGATGTTCAGCTTCTGCTAAAAGATGTGCAGAAACTGATTACAGGTGTGCCATTCGGCTGTGACAAAAGGTTGACACCCATTACATCCAAACGTGGGTCCGGATACACTGCTGGGCGCTCCCCAGGTACATCCAATACAACCACTCATAATATCAGCACCGGGAGCAATTCCTAAAGCTCCACCAGTACAATAGGGGAATGAAGTAATTTCAGCATAAATCCACTCGTATCCAGCTGGAGCAATGGCTCCTACTGAAGCTCCGCCGGATACGTTGTAGTTTACAACGAAGGGTGAGGCGGTGCAATTACCAGCAGGTACGGCATACATCTGAACAATGTAAGTACAGCTGGTTTGGTTCCAGATTTTCATGGCATTTTGAGCGTGCACTCCTACTGAAAAGAGCACAATGGCGCATAAAGTAATAATCGCTTTCATAGTATAGTTTTCATTATAGTTTAAAATAGGTGAAACTCTTCCCATCGGGAAAACCGGGAGGTAGTTAGTACAGTTTAGTTCGAAGGGTTGAATTTCGGACAACAATGTAGAAATTAAAACGGACTTTAAAAACCAGATTACCAGTCTATTCGACAACTCACCTTCAATTCCACCTGTTTCAGGGCAATTGTGTTATTTTGCTCCCCAGTTATGGCAGGACATCGCAGCTAC is a window encoding:
- a CDS encoding T9SS type A sorting domain-containing protein, whose protein sequence is MQKWGTYCGGAGTERAIFGFLDNHENLFITGFTTSPSGISTTGSHQANLGGNSDAFLLKFGTNGQRIWGTYLGGTQEDRGICCSYDPSGIIYVSGYMNSSGLGTSGSFQDQKNTAFLSDGFLAKFDTAGTLDWFTYYGGNGQDIARSCMLDDSMNVDLVGFTAMGLDSTSTTGVHQPTYGGSQDAFWAKFKKDGTRLSATYYGGNQTEYGMFGKASGNSFYLLGSSLSQSAISTPGSHQSVNGGTEDAFLIKFRESCLFYHAVDTVSYCDSLVSHTGRHVWRQSGFYQDTLVMSNGCDTIYSYQLTINNSRVLSDTVTICHGQIYTFPDGDTSSVPSIDSSLFQVKGCDSLIITHLMVNYPVEIFLGASICQGKTYTFIDGDTSSQSSIDTSIVPGLICDTIYYTNLEVNSPKLIKDSKTICQGSIFTFPDGDTSSIPQIHLSLLKTASGCDSIVETQLSISPTYNRNDTIDLCGKSTHTLPDGRTVNSSGNYTSRLTSILGCDSVVITKLSFNEPSSQHQKAVICPGEVFVFPDGDTSTVSHIDTSYFLSHKQCDSLIITELKVEAIDTSVITSGNNLRAGDTSATQYQWINCETGAIIPQFTGPTFTPPNNGSYAMIIFQNECQDSSSCYAFETVGLKSLQRNNDVIIYPNPTHQNLTLELDQVVSELVVTVYNPIGQEVFRKTYRHKKELNLELKGSNGVYWLNLEAEGIHQRFKVIKQ
- a CDS encoding saccharopine dehydrogenase NADP-binding domain-containing protein; protein product: MPQNILLIGAGRSSASLIRYLIRFSDEMDWKITIAERFPEFAKEKAGDHPRVSITSLDINDDMERLGLIHAADIVISMVPARMHHTIIRDCIAMKKHVVTASYATPDILELHQKAKDSGVTVMMEMGVDPGIDHMSAMKLLDQIRGDQGKMLLFESFTGGLIAPESDNNPWNYKFTWNPRNVVLAGQGGAAKFIQEGKYKYIPYHQLFRRTEFIEIEGHGSFEGYANRDSLSYRSVYGLDDIPTIYRGTLRRPGFSKAWDVFVKLGATDDTYVMEGSENMTHREFINSFLAYNTHDSVELKLMHYLNIPQDSTIMDKLSWLGIFDDTPVGIQDATPAQILQHILEKKWKLEENDRDMIVMWHKFGWETPEGEKKMMTSHMVVKGEDQTYTSMAQTVGLPVGIAVRMIANGTIKSTGVCRPVTPEIYNPILEELETYGVRFEEKEMTPKFYWKEK
- a CDS encoding DUF4476 domain-containing protein produces the protein MKSLLLFSMISFLGVFYSSAQNYSDLVIFSADGQKIFVEVNGKRYNETAATQVRASGITQEFVTVKIIFADASKPSFTKNLPLNPGMEITAQVVLNRKGDYKLRWMSETALQNAPMVQEEISTPVSEPVMETTVTSPSSTQTTTTTTISHSTHSTTSNPQSAQVNMNVNVGGESVNVGVSANEMGANTSMNQSMTYSETVTTTTTTSSSSPTLTAVEEPKTAGGCYAMGFGDFNSAKESIRSKSFEDSKFTMAKQIINANCMSSEQVKEVMGLFTYEDTRLDFAKLAYKKTSDPNNYYKVNDAFTFESSIEELNEFINP
- a CDS encoding DUF423 domain-containing protein — protein: MNFSIKRTLAFASASAMIAVILGALAAHALPPHLSETQMHSFETAVRFQMYHSLALLALPLLNLTGISVSKWVIGLMMAGILLFSGSIYLLATRPITGLPIGFLGPVTPLGGVCLIASWGLLFWNILKKK
- the pckA gene encoding phosphoenolpyruvate carboxykinase (ATP) codes for the protein MKETGMKAEKATVADYGIQDATAHWNLTPTELAKIAVEAGQAQETSTGAITVDTGEFTGRSPKDRFIVKDELTSEAIWWGDINIPFDADKFDALYNKVTEYLSGKEIYVRDAYVCADPNYRMNLRVVNEYPWSNMFAYNMFLRPTEDEIASFDPEWTVINAPGFMANPEVDGTRQHNFAILNFTRKVALIGGTGYTGEIKKGIFSALNFVLPHLKNTLSMHCSANIGKGGDTAIFFGLSGTGKTTLSADPERELIGDDEHGWSGENTIFNFEGGCYAKTIDLSAEKEPDIYKAIKPGALLENIRFHEGTNEVDYHNSDVTENTRVSYPIYHIDNIAKPSIGHNPKNIFFLTCDAYGVLPPISKLTPGQAAYQFISGYTAKVAGTEAGITEPVTAFSACFGAPFMPLHPTVYGEMLSQKMQDAGVNVWLVNTGWTGGPYGIGNRMSLKYTRAMITAALNGELDNVSFDKHEIFGLEFPTTCPNVDDNVLNPKNTWEDKAEYDRKANELAAAFRKNFEKFAENASEEILAASPKVAENA